One Klebsiella electrica genomic window, CTGCACCATAGATGCGCCAGATCAAATGTTAGTAAATATAATTTATATGTAATCAGGTAGTGAATTCAAATCCATCACTCTTTCTCTTTCTTTTTCCGTTATTTCTCTCATAACAATTTGAGATAACGCTAATGTTATCTCCTTTGTTTTATTGAAGGCTTCTTTGGTATATATTTTCCTTCCAGACTCAAGTTCATTAAATATCCCCATAATCCATTTGAGATAGAATAATGGGATAGCTAAATCACTTATATCCTGCCATTCCGTAATCGCTTTGTATTTACTCCAAAAATAATCTTCAAAATGCTTATCACAATCGCCTTTACACGCATAATAAACTGCTATCACTTCAGTCGGTTTGTCATCATGTATGATCTTTGCATTGCACACAATGCCATCATAATTTTCTTCATGATGGTTTTCTATTAAGTCCTTTCCACAATGATCACATTTTATAGGTAAGTATTCATTAAAAATAAAATGCTTGGGCTTTATTTTTTTATAGCTCTCAGGAAGATACCTCAAAAGTAATTTTGAGTACCCAATTCTGACTAAGTGATTTTCAATTAATTTACCATCAAAGAATCGAAAGTCCTTTATTTTTCCATTTTCTTTTAATTGCGTCAATCTTGAATTTAGACCACTGCTTGGTAGTGTTGAGTAAAATCCAATAAATCCGTCAGCATTGAATCCATCAATACGTTCTTGTATATTAATCTCATCCTTTTCTGAAACTGATCTTTTGCTTGTTGCATAATGTTTACAGCTAACAAGCCAACGGAATTTATATTTATTTAACTGGCCTTGCAATTGCTCTGTGATTAAAAGATCTTTACCTCCATCTGCACCTCTATCTGGTGCGGATTCAATATAAAAGCCAAGTTCTTCAAGAAAATCACGGGCAAATGACTCCCAGACTTCACCGTCACTATCAATTTCAGTAAAGTTAATCATTTGTTAACTCCTAGGGATTGAGATATTCTTATCTCGGTTTTGTGGGCTTATTATAAGTGAGTGTAATTATAATATCATACCAACAGACACAACTTCCGCTCCTGGCACGGAGCCGACTGTCAGATTCGGCTCCGTTCAGTTCATCAACCCTGTCAGGCTGTCTGAAACCCCTTCCCTATAGACGACATACCGGCTCCCCTTTTTCTTATTACACGATCCATTAACTAACACACTAATAAATAATAAAAATACTACAGAACTGAGGTACCATTTTTCGTTAAACTCCCTGTGGGACAGATCTGCGGATCAGGGTAAGCGGTAGCCTTGTCTGCTGCCACTCAACGGATCCGCGAGCGGGTGATCGCCCTGACCGGCCATCGCTATCTAGACGGCTACTCCAGCGACGAAGCGCAGTTTAAAGCCTTGATGGATCAGGGCATAACCTTCGGCAAACAGTATGCCCTGAAGAGCGGCGTGGCGCTGACCCCCGAGCAGATGGCACTGCTGACCGGCGACATCGTCTGGCTGGTGAACACCACCGTGAAGATGCCCGACGGCTCACTGCAGACCGTGCTGGTGCCGCAGGTCTACGCCAAGGTCAAACCGGGCGACATCGACGGCTCCGCCGCGCTGATCGCAGGAAACAACGTCAACATCAGACTCGACGGCGACCTCTTCAACAGCGGCACTCTGAACGGCCGCCGCGTCCTGCAGCTTGACGCCGGGAATATCACCAACCAGGCGGGCACCCTGCTCGGCGACGATGTGCGCCTGAACGCCCGCAACGACATCAATAACACCGGCGGCATCATCCAGGGCGGCAGCAGCCTGCTGGCGGTGGCCGGGCGCGATATCACCCTCAGCGCCGGGAACGACCTCAGCACCCGCGGCGCCGCCCTCTCCTCCGGCGCGGCGCTGAACCTCGGCGCAGGCAACAACCTCACCCTGGACGCGGGCGAAAACAGCCAGACGCTGGACGAACGCCACAGGGTCACCGGCAGCAGCGGCTGGCTGTCCAACACCACCACCCGCACCCAAGACAGCGTCTCGCGGCAGACGGCCCAGGGCAGCGAACTCAACGGCGACCGCGTCAGCCTCACCGCCGGGCATGACCTCACCGTGCGCGGCAGCAGCGTGGCCGGCAGCGGCGACGTGGCGCTACTGGCGGGCAACAATCTGCGGATCGACACCCGGGATGAGTACAACAGCGAGCAGCACCTGAAGCAGGAGAAAAAATCGGGGCTGATGAGCTCCGGCGGGATCGGCTTCAGCTACGGCACCCAGAGCGTAAAAACCACCGACACCGGGGCGGATATCACCCGGGCGGGCAGCACCGTCGGCAGCGTCAACGGCGACCTGACCCTGCACGCGGGCGACAACCTGACGGTCACCGGCTCCGACCTGATCGCCGGTCGCGACATGGCCCTCTCCGGCAAAAACGTCGCCATCACCGCCGCCGAAAACCAGAGTCAGCAGACCCACGTGGTCGAACAGAAAACCTCCGGCCTGACCCTGGCCCTCTCCGGCACGGCGGGCCGCGACCTCAGCATCAGCGCCCGCGAAGGCGATCTGACTGCCGTCGGCAGCCAGCTGAAGGCCGGTAATGACGTGGCGCTGTCGGCCAGCCGCGATATCACCTTACAATCGGCGCAGAACACTCAGCTGCTGGAAGGTAAAAACGACAGCCACGGCGGCACGGTCGGCGTCGGGATTGGCGTCGGCTCCGGCGGCTGGGGGATCAGCGTCTCCGCCAGCGCCAACAAGGGCAAAGGCAGTGAAAGCGGCACCGGCACCACCCACAGCGAAACCACCGTCGATGCGGGCAACCGGCTCACCCTCAACAGCGGACGCGACACCACCCTCACCGGCGCCCAGGTCAGCGGGGATACGGTTATCGCCGGTATCGGCCGCAACCTGACCCTCACCTCTGAGCAGGACAGCGACCGCTACGACTCAAAACAGCAGAATGCCAGCGCCGGGGGCAGCTTCACCTTCGGCTCCATGAGCGGCTCCGCCAGCGTCAACCTCAGCCAG contains:
- a CDS encoding restriction endonuclease encodes the protein MINFTEIDSDGEVWESFARDFLEELGFYIESAPDRGADGGKDLLITEQLQGQLNKYKFRWLVSCKHYATSKRSVSEKDEINIQERIDGFNADGFIGFYSTLPSSGLNSRLTQLKENGKIKDFRFFDGKLIENHLVRIGYSKLLLRYLPESYKKIKPKHFIFNEYLPIKCDHCGKDLIENHHEENYDGIVCNAKIIHDDKPTEVIAVYYACKGDCDKHFEDYFWSKYKAITEWQDISDLAIPLFYLKWIMGIFNELESGRKIYTKEAFNKTKEITLALSQIVMREITEKERERVMDLNSLPDYI